The DNA region CGGTCGGGGCCGTGGGGGAGGAAGAGGCGTACGTACTCGTCGCCGATACCCGTCGAGGTGAACGTGGCGAGGCCTGCGCCGTCGAAGGTGATGCGGGTCATGGTCCCGGTGAGGGGCTGGACTCGGGCGACGACGGCTCGGTGGATCGTCATGGGTGCTGCTCCTTCGTACGGGGGTGGCTCCCCCTGGACGTGCGGGTGTCGGGTGGTGACTTCCGGACAGGTGCTACAGCGCGACCGGGTCCGGTGGCTGGGTCGTGCGGGTGTATGCCTGCCAGAGGGCGGCGTACTCCCCTCCCCGGGACAGCAGTTCGGCGTGTGTGCCGTGCTCGGCGGCCTCGCTGCGGTTGAGGATGAGGACGCGGTCCGCGTCGCGTGCCTGCTCCAGGCGGTGTGCGACGATCACGCTGGTCCGCCCCCGGACGACCCGCGCGAGAGCCGTCCGCAGGAGGGCGCGGGTCTGCGTACCGGATTCGGCGGTGGCCTCGTCGAGGATGACGACGGGCGGGTCGGCGAGCAGGACGCGGGCCAGGGCGAGGTGCTGGACCGCCCCGTCGTCCAGTGGTGTCCCGCCGGGGCCGAGGACGGTGTCGAGCCCGGATTCCAGGCCCAGTGCCCAGTCGGCCCCGACCTCGCGCAGGCATCGGCGGAGTTCGGTGTCGGTGGCACCGGGCCGGGCGATCCTCAGATTGTCCGCGAGGGTGCCGCCGAACAGATGGACTTCCTGGGTGACCAGATAGCGGGTGGGGGAGCCGGGGCCCGCGGCGTCCCCGACGGTGATCCGTCCCTCGGACGGCTCGTCGAGGCCCGCGATCAGGCGGGCCAGGGTGCTCTTGCCCGAGCCGCTGGCGCCGACGAGCGCGACGCTGGTGCACGCGGGTACGTGCAGGGAGACATCACGGAGCACCGGACGCGTCCCGTCGTACGAGTACGAGACACCCCGCACCTCGATCTCCGCTCCGCACGACGTCCCGTCCCGGCCGCCCGGTGCGCTGCCGGGGCGGTCGCCCAGGTCGGTGATCCCGACGAGACGCGCCAGTCCCACGGTGGCTCGCTGGACGTCGTCCAGACTGCCCAGGAGAGCTCCTACCGGACCGAACAGTCGGTGGAAGTAGAGGGCCGCGGCGGTTGCCGCGCCCAGCGAGATCGTCCCGGAGCGTAGCAGCGCGAAGCCGGTCATGAGTACGGCGGCGAGGCCGAGGAACTCCGCCGCGTTGAGCAGCCCCGTGAAGCGATTGCGCAGCCGCACACCGTCGCGCTGCCGCTCGATGGCCAGTTCGCTGCGCTCGGCCAGTTCACCGAGGTGCTGGTCCTGGGTCCGGTACGTACGGATCGTCGCGGCCCCGTGCACCGACTCCACGACGCACTGCCCGCGCGCCGACTCCAGACGGCGGATGTCCCCGTACACCAGGTGGGAGCGGGTGAGGAACTGCCGGGTGGCGAGTACGTGAACGGGCAGACAGACCAGGCCGGCAAGGGCCAGACGGGGATCGAGGACGGCCAGACCCACCACGCTCAGGGCGATCGTGAAGCCGGCGGCGGTGACATCGGGAAGCACGTCCGAGGCCGCTTCGGAGATCGCCTCGACGTCACGGGTGACCCGGGAGACGACATCGGAACTGCCGGAGGACTCGACGACGCCGCCGGGAAGGTGGATCGCGGTCTCGAACACGTCTTCGCGCAGGCCCGCCAGGACGTCCTGGACCAGCGAGACCAGCATCCGGCCACCGGCGAAGGCAAGCCCGGCGCCGGTGGCGGCGACGAGGACGAGGGCGATTCCGAGAACAGTGACCCGGCCCGGTTCGGCCTTGTCCACGACGGCGTTCACGATCCCGCCGAGCAACGGCGGGGTGGCGAGCGTGACCGCCGTACCGCCGAGCAGGGTGAGCACGGCCACGGCGAGCCGGCCGCGGTGTGCGCCGAGCCGGCGCAGGAGCTCTCGCCTGGTGCGGCGCGTGCCGGCGACGGGCAGAGTGCTGTTCTCGGGGGTCACCGGGGTGTTCCGTTCGGTTCGTGGGGTGTTCCGCCGAGGTCGATGACCCGGTCGCAGGCGGAGAGCAGGATCCGGCTGGTGGTGATCAGGAGGGTCGTGGAGGGCAGATCGCGGAGTCCCTGGGCGATACGCCGTTCGGTCACCGGGTCGACGGCGGTGGTGGGTTCGTCGAGGACGACGACATCGGTTCCTGAGTGCAGCGCGCGGGCGAGCAGCAGGCGCTGGCGCTGACCGCCGGAGAGCCTGCGGCCGTGTTCGCCGACGTCGGCCCGGTCTCCTCCGATGTGTTCGAGTACGTCGTCGAGCATCGTGGCCCTGATCACGGCGGTGTCCGACGTGCCTCCCCGGGGGACGAGGTTCGACCGCAGGGTGCCGGAGAACACCGCTCCGTGGTGGGGCGGGGCGGCGATCCGTGCGCGGACCCGGTCCGGGCCGAGGTCGACGGCGTCGACGCCGTCGACCAGGAGTTCGCCGCGGCGCAGGGGAACGCGGTAGCCGAGCCGGTCACTGAGATCCCGCGCGTGCCCGGGGTGGCGTGGCACGACACCGACGAGCTCGCCGGGCCGGACGTCCAGTGGCTCGGCATGGCCGACCGGATGCCACCGGAGCGTCGCACCGTCGTGGCCCCCGGCGTCGGCGGGTTCGGCGCAACCGCCCGGCCCGTTCGGGGCGCCGGTCGGCGCCGGGTCTATCAGAGGCGGTTCGTTGATCAGCTCGCTGAGCCGACGCGCGGAGGCGCGTTTGTGGATCCAGTTGGACGCGAAGGTACCGACATGGGCGAGGGAGCCCTGGAGGTACTGGGCGAGCCCGAGGACGGTGACGAGCTGACCGATGGTGAGGTGGCCCCTGAGCGCGAGAAGTCCCGACGCCGTGGCGAGCGCGGCCAGGAACACCCCTGACAGCAGCAGGCTGAGACCGCTGTACGCCAGGATGGAGCGCGCGGCGGCGACGGCACCCTTGCGTGACTCCTCACTCGCGGTGCGGTAGCGGCGGGCGGCCTCCGCCTGGGCGTTCATGCCGATCACCACCCGTAGTCCGGTGATCATGTCGGTGGCCACGTCGCCGGCCCGGGCGGCCGAACTCTGCTCGGCCAGTCCCCGGGCCTCCAGGGGCATCGAGATCCGGCGCATGACGACGAGCACCAGGACGGTACTGGCGACGACGCCCAGACCCAGCGGTACGGAGATGACCAGCAGGGCGGTGGACGCCGTCAGGATGGCCGTGACCGTCGATGCTTGCTGGACGACGCTCCAGGAGACCCCGGCGACCCGGTAGGTGTCGGACGAGACGAGGGAGAGGGCCTCCCCGGTACCGGGTGCGCGGCGCAGTGCGTGCGGGTCGAGCAGTCTGGTCATGGCACGCTGTCTCAGCTCGTGCTCGCCGTGGCCGTAGACGGTCACCATGGCCGACGACGCCCGCTGGTACGACAGGGAGAGGACGATGAACACCCCGGCGAGCGCGGCGAGCCACCAGAGCAGGGCTGGGCGGTTCAAGGGGGCCAGCGCCCGGTCGATGACGACGCCGATGAGGATCGGCACCAGCGCCTCGCACAGCTCGTGGACCATGAACGCGAGGGTCGTGAGCGTGAGCCGCCGGGCGCGGCCTTGGTGCAGGAGCGCGACGCGGAACAGCGACGGGACGGAACCGGGCTCATGGGTACCGGTGGCTGTGGGCTCGTTCACGGTGCGTTCCGCCGCCGGGGCAGGGGGATGACCATGGGCGTTGCGGTGACCGGGTCGGGGACGACCCGGCAGGGCAGGTCGAACACCTCTTCCACCAGTTCCGCGGTCACGACCTCCTGCGGGGTGCCCTCGGCGACGATCCGGCCGTCGCGCATGGCGATGAGACGGGTCGCGTAGCGGGCCGCGTGGTTGAGATCGTGCAGCACCGCGACCAGGGTGTGCCCGGCGAGGTGCAGGTCGGCGAACAGCTCCAACAGGTCGATCTGGTGGGCGATGTCGAGGAAGGTGGTCGGTTCGTCCAGCAGGAGGATGGGAGTCTGCTGAGCCAGGACCATCGCCACCCGGACGCGTTGGCGCTGGCCGCCGGAGAGCTCGTCGACGAGCCGGTCGGACAGTTCCGTTATGGAGGTGGCCGCCATCGCGTCGAGCACGGCCCGTTCGTCCTGTTCGGTCCACTGGCGCATCAGCCGCTGGTGCGGGTGGCGTCCCCGGGCGACCAGTTCGGCGACGGAGATCCCGTCGGGTGCCTGCGAGGTCTGCGGCAGCAGCCCCAGAAGCCGAGCGACCTCCTTGGAGCGGTAGTTCGCGATGGACCGGCCGTCGAGCACGACCTCTCCCGCACTGGGTTTCAGCAGGCGGGACACGGCCCGCAGCAGGGTGGACTTGCCGCAGGCGTTGGGGCCGATGATCACGGTGAAGGAATGGTCCGGGATCCGTACGTCCAGATGCTCGGAGATGGGCCGGCGGGCATAGCCGATGGTCGCGTCGAGCACCTCCAGCCGTGCCGGATCCGGCGTCCGAATGTATTGCGTCGTGGTGGTCACGAAGGCTTCTCCTGGCTGACGGTTCGGAGGCGGCGACGGCGGCGCGGGCGACGGGGCCGGCGCCTGCGGCATCCGCGGGTTCATCGGCGTCGGCCCGCGTACTGACGGGCCAGGAGCCAGGCGAGGTAGGCCCCTCCGACGCACACCGTGACGACGCCCACGGGCAGGTCGACGCGCTGCGCGATGTAGTCGGCGGAAACGAGGACGACGGCGCCGGTGAGTGCTGCCGGGGCGATGCGCAGCGTGGTGCAGCTCCTGGTCAGACGCTGGGCGATCTGCGGTGCGGCGAGTGCGACGAACGCGATCGGGCCGACGGCCGCGGTCACCAGCGCGGTGAGCGCGACCCCGACGAGGGTGGCGACGAGCCGGGTGCGCTGCGCGTTCACGCCGAGCGCCACGGCGGTGTCGTCGCCCATCTCCAGCTGGACCAGGGGCCGTACCACGGCGGCGGAGCAGACCAGCAGGACGGCGAGGACGACCGTCGCTGAACCCAGTTGGCCGAAGCCGAGTCCGCTGAGGGATCCGGCTCCCCAGGTCGCCGCGAGCATGGCCTGCTGAGGGCTGACGGAGAGGAGCAGCATCGAGGTGAGGGAACCGAGGAACGCACCGACGGCGATGCCGACGATGATGAGACGGAACGGCTGCAGCCCGCCGCGGTAGGCCAGTACGTACACCAGCAGTGCCGTGGCCGACCCGCCGATCAGCGAACCGGACGCGATGGCAAGGTAGTTGGCGGTTCCGATGAGCAGCATGACGACGCTGGCGCCCGCGTACGAACCGGAGGCGAAACCGATCACGTCCGGGGAGCCCAGCGGGTTCTTGGTCAGCGACTGGAAGATCGCCCCGCTGATCGCGAGTGCCGCACCGCAGATGATCGCGAACAGCAGCCGGGGAAGCCGCCAGTTCACGACGACGAGCCGCGAACGGGAGTCGGCGTCCGGGTCGAACAGGGCGGACAGCACCTGCGCGGGCGAGAGCGAGATGGATCCGGAGCCGAGTGTGAGCACGCCGAGGGCGGCCACGGTCACCGCCAGGGCGGCACAGACGAGGACGGATCGCCGTTCGACGCGCAGCGCCATCGAGCCGAGGCGCCAGTGCCAGACGGTACGTCCGAAGGCGACCCGGTCCGGTGGGGCCTGCGACGGGGTTCCGGTGATCACAGGGTGCTCACCTTCCGGCGCCGGACGAGGGCCACGAGGACGGGTGCGCCGATGAGCGCGGTGACGAGTCCTACCCGCAGTTCCCCGGAGGGGAGCACCACACGTCCGATGATGTCGGCGGCCAGCAGGAAGGCGGGGGCGGCGACGACTGTGACGGGCAGGATCCAGCGCTGGTCCGGTCCGACGAACCACCGCACGATGTGGGGCACCATCAGACCGACGAACGAGATGGGTCCGGCGACGGCGACGGCGGTCCCGGCCAGCAGGGTGACGGCGACGACCACGGTCACCCGGGTGAGCGCCAGGCGGGTTCCCAGCGACCGGGCGGTGTCGTCGCCGAGCGCGAGGGCGTTGAGCGATCCCGCGCTGGACATTCCCAGGACGAGGCCGGCACCGATGAGCGGCAGGGCGACCGGGAGGATGTCGAGCGACCGGCCGCCGATGGAGCCGACTCCCCAGAACCGCATGATGTCGAAGGTGGTCGTGCTCTTGAGCGCCATGGCGGTGGTGAATCCGCCACACACGGCGCTGAACGCGACGCCCGCGAGGGTGAGTTTGACCGGGGTGCCGCGGCCGGCCCCGATCGAGCCGAGGACGTAGACGAGCACGGTGAGGCCGAAGGCGCCGGCCAGCGCGAACCAGATGAACTGGCTCGCGGCGGTGAACCCGAGTACGGCGACGGCGAAGGTCACCGCGAGGCTCGCGCCCGCGTTGACGCCGAGAATGCCGGGATCGGCCAGGGGGTTACGGGTGAACGCCTGGATCAGCGCGCCGCTCAGGCCGAGGGCCGCGCCGACGACGAGGCCGATCACGGTGCGCGGCACCCGCAGCTCACGCACCATCACATGCTCATCGGAGTCGTCGAAGTGGAACAGCGCGTCCCAGACCGTGCCGGGTGCGATGGAACGGGCGCCGACCATGACACTGAGGACTGCCACGACGAGCAGCAGCGCGGCGGCGGCCAGCAGGATCAGCGGGCGGGACCGGCCGCGCCGGGCCGGGCCCGCGCCGAGGAGCGGGCCCGGCACATCACGCTGTGCACCGGTGGCGAGGTCACCCGGGGGTGATGGGGTTTTCATGGTTGTCCTTGGGGGTGGCGTCACCTGCGGAGTGGCAGCCGACGGTCAGAAGTCCGCGCCGGTGTTGCCCTTGCCCGAGACGGCGTCGGCGAGCATCGGTACGTAGCGTTCGATCGCCCAGGGGATGGAGAGCACGGAGGGGCCGCTGGTGGCCATGCCCATGGTCGGGTCCTGGACGAAGGCGTAGTGCTTGCCGGCGATCGGCTTCCAACGCGAGAACAACGGGTCCTTGAGGGTGTGCTCGACCTCGTCGGGGCCGCTGGCCCAGGCGACGAAGATGTCGGCCTCGATCGTGTCGAGCTTCTCCAGGCTGACTCCGCCGTACCAGTTGGTGCCCTTGACGGTGGACGCGATCGCGCTCATCGACGGGGTGTTCTTGAAGCCCATCTCGGTCAGCAGCCGGACCCGGGCGTCGTAGTCGACGTACAGGCCGACCTCCGTCGTCCCGGGCGGGAAGGCCACTCCGTAGGCGAAGGTCTTGTCCTTGAACTCCGGGTGGTCCTCGGCCACTGCGGCCAACTGTCCCTGGACGTCGGTGACGAGGCTCTCGGCCTTCGTGTTCTCGCCCATCGCCTTGCCGATGGTGCGGGTCATCTCCTGCCAGGTCCCGCCGTCCCACGGCTTCTTCAGATACGGGACGGTGGGTGCTATCTCGGAGAGACGCTTGTATTCGACGTCCGTGATGCCGGAGTACAGGCCGATGATGAGGTCCGGCTCCAGCGAGAGGATCTGCTCGAAGTCGATCTCGCCCGCGTCACCGCGGTTCAGTATCTCGGGCAGGGGGCCGCCGAGCTTCTCGACCGTGCCGCGGAACCACGGAGTGTATCCCTGCTTGTCGCCACCCCACTGCTCGTCGACACCGACCGGGACCGTGCCCAGTGCCGAGACCACGTCCAGTGACATCCAGCTGAGCGCCACGATGCGTTGGGGCTTCTGCTCGACCGTCGTGCTCCCGTGGCCGTGCTTGATGGTTACGGGGAAGCTCGCCGCGGCGGACCCGGTCTTCGCCTTCGCCGAGTCCGGTTCGGACCCGGCGCTGCCACAGCCCGCCAGGCTCACGACGACGGCGATCACCAGCGCCATGGCGCGGACCAGGGTGCCCGGTCCGCGTCGGGCGGGGGTGGATATGGACATGTCTCTCCTAGGAACTGGACACCGCGCGGTGGTACGCAGGCGGATATGTGGTGGGAGTCGACGCTGTGGCGGGACAGCCATGCGATCTGTCGCCCACGCGGTGGTTAGGCAACCCTCACCTGAGTGAACGCTAAGCAGACGGAGCGTCGGCAGGGGTTGCGATCCGGCCAGGGTGTGTCGTGAGTCAGCCACTTGCCGGCGATATCCCTGACACGGGTGCGGGGCGTCCGGCAGTGGCCGGCCCCGGGGAGGCGTCGGCCGCGCGGAATCCGGAGGCGGTCCCGTCCCCGTCCGGCCGGGACAGGGCCGCCCCCGGTGGCTCCGGTGCGGCGGCTCAGCGGTCGACGGGCGTCGGCGCCGTCTGCTCGCGCAGATACTCGGTCGGACTGACCCCGGTCACGCGGCGGAAGGCGGCGGAGAACGCGCTCGTCGTGGCGTAACCGCAGCGGTGTGCCACGAGGTTGACCTGGTGGCCCCGTGCCAGCATGGTCGTGGCCATGGACATCCGGACCAGCGAACGCCATCGGGTGAACGACATGCCGACGTCCCGGCCGAACGCCCGGGTGACGGTACGCACGCTGAGCGCGTGCCGGGCGGCCCACTGTTCCAACGAGAGGTCGCTCTCCGGATCGCGCATGACGTCGTGGGCCAGGGCGCGGATCCGCCAGTCCTCGGGGACGGGGACCTCGATCACCGAGCGCGGGTTCTCCTCCAGCATGTCGATGATGACGCGCTGGGTCCGGAGCCGGAGGTCGTCGGGCATCGGGGTGGCGTCGAGATGAAGCAGCATCTCCTGGAGTGCCCGTCCCACCTTCAGTGATCGCGGGGACGACCAGCCCGGCGGAATCCCCTCCGGTGCCACGTAGGTGAAGCAACTCACGCTGCCGGCCTCCGGACGGGAGGCGTGCGGCGTGCCGGGCGGCAGCCAGATGCCCTGACCGGGTACGAGGTGACGCACCGCGTTCCGGGTGTGCAGAGTCATCGAACCGAGGTGCGGCCAGACCAGGAGCGCGTCGGTGTGGGTGTGCACCCCGGTTGCCGACGGCCCCAGGGGGTCCGATCCGTCGAAGATCGCCGTGGTCAGCAAATAGGGCGGGGCCACGAGGGCGCCGCCCGCCGAGGGTTCGGTCCATCGGGGCGTGTCCCACCCGGGCGGCGCACCATGATCATGACTGACGGTAACCTGCATGTACTTAGGTTAGCCTAACCTTGCCGCGTTGGGCGGGTCGGCCTCGAGTGCCCTTGCCGAGGTTCGATGTGTCGTCAGGAACGTCGGCATCCGGTCGGCATGAGTCCTGCGAAACTCTCGGGACCACTGCCGAGCCGTGCGACTGGCTGCAGGGCGGATTGGCCCGGAGGGC from Streptomyces sp. NBC_01591 includes:
- a CDS encoding ABC transporter ATP-binding protein — its product is MTPENSTLPVAGTRRTRRELLRRLGAHRGRLAVAVLTLLGGTAVTLATPPLLGGIVNAVVDKAEPGRVTVLGIALVLVAATGAGLAFAGGRMLVSLVQDVLAGLREDVFETAIHLPGGVVESSGSSDVVSRVTRDVEAISEAASDVLPDVTAAGFTIALSVVGLAVLDPRLALAGLVCLPVHVLATRQFLTRSHLVYGDIRRLESARGQCVVESVHGAATIRTYRTQDQHLGELAERSELAIERQRDGVRLRNRFTGLLNAAEFLGLAAVLMTGFALLRSGTISLGAATAAALYFHRLFGPVGALLGSLDDVQRATVGLARLVGITDLGDRPGSAPGGRDGTSCGAEIEVRGVSYSYDGTRPVLRDVSLHVPACTSVALVGASGSGKSTLARLIAGLDEPSEGRITVGDAAGPGSPTRYLVTQEVHLFGGTLADNLRIARPGATDTELRRCLREVGADWALGLESGLDTVLGPGGTPLDDGAVQHLALARVLLADPPVVILDEATAESGTQTRALLRTALARVVRGRTSVIVAHRLEQARDADRVLILNRSEAAEHGTHAELLSRGGEYAALWQAYTRTTQPPDPVAL
- a CDS encoding ABC transporter ATP-binding protein; protein product: MNEPTATGTHEPGSVPSLFRVALLHQGRARRLTLTTLAFMVHELCEALVPILIGVVIDRALAPLNRPALLWWLAALAGVFIVLSLSYQRASSAMVTVYGHGEHELRQRAMTRLLDPHALRRAPGTGEALSLVSSDTYRVAGVSWSVVQQASTVTAILTASTALLVISVPLGLGVVASTVLVLVVMRRISMPLEARGLAEQSSAARAGDVATDMITGLRVVIGMNAQAEAARRYRTASEESRKGAVAAARSILAYSGLSLLLSGVFLAALATASGLLALRGHLTIGQLVTVLGLAQYLQGSLAHVGTFASNWIHKRASARRLSELINEPPLIDPAPTGAPNGPGGCAEPADAGGHDGATLRWHPVGHAEPLDVRPGELVGVVPRHPGHARDLSDRLGYRVPLRRGELLVDGVDAVDLGPDRVRARIAAPPHHGAVFSGTLRSNLVPRGGTSDTAVIRATMLDDVLEHIGGDRADVGEHGRRLSGGQRQRLLLARALHSGTDVVVLDEPTTAVDPVTERRIAQGLRDLPSTTLLITTSRILLSACDRVIDLGGTPHEPNGTPR
- a CDS encoding ABC transporter ATP-binding protein, with the translated sequence MTTTTQYIRTPDPARLEVLDATIGYARRPISEHLDVRIPDHSFTVIIGPNACGKSTLLRAVSRLLKPSAGEVVLDGRSIANYRSKEVARLLGLLPQTSQAPDGISVAELVARGRHPHQRLMRQWTEQDERAVLDAMAATSITELSDRLVDELSGGQRQRVRVAMVLAQQTPILLLDEPTTFLDIAHQIDLLELFADLHLAGHTLVAVLHDLNHAARYATRLIAMRDGRIVAEGTPQEVVTAELVEEVFDLPCRVVPDPVTATPMVIPLPRRRNAP
- a CDS encoding FecCD family ABC transporter permease gives rise to the protein MALRVERRSVLVCAALAVTVAALGVLTLGSGSISLSPAQVLSALFDPDADSRSRLVVVNWRLPRLLFAIICGAALAISGAIFQSLTKNPLGSPDVIGFASGSYAGASVVMLLIGTANYLAIASGSLIGGSATALLVYVLAYRGGLQPFRLIIVGIAVGAFLGSLTSMLLLSVSPQQAMLAATWGAGSLSGLGFGQLGSATVVLAVLLVCSAAVVRPLVQLEMGDDTAVALGVNAQRTRLVATLVGVALTALVTAAVGPIAFVALAAPQIAQRLTRSCTTLRIAPAALTGAVVLVSADYIAQRVDLPVGVVTVCVGGAYLAWLLARQYAGRRR
- a CDS encoding FecCD family ABC transporter permease — protein: MKTPSPPGDLATGAQRDVPGPLLGAGPARRGRSRPLILLAAAALLLVVAVLSVMVGARSIAPGTVWDALFHFDDSDEHVMVRELRVPRTVIGLVVGAALGLSGALIQAFTRNPLADPGILGVNAGASLAVTFAVAVLGFTAASQFIWFALAGAFGLTVLVYVLGSIGAGRGTPVKLTLAGVAFSAVCGGFTTAMALKSTTTFDIMRFWGVGSIGGRSLDILPVALPLIGAGLVLGMSSAGSLNALALGDDTARSLGTRLALTRVTVVVAVTLLAGTAVAVAGPISFVGLMVPHIVRWFVGPDQRWILPVTVVAAPAFLLAADIIGRVVLPSGELRVGLVTALIGAPVLVALVRRRKVSTL
- a CDS encoding iron-siderophore ABC transporter substrate-binding protein gives rise to the protein MSISTPARRGPGTLVRAMALVIAVVVSLAGCGSAGSEPDSAKAKTGSAAASFPVTIKHGHGSTTVEQKPQRIVALSWMSLDVVSALGTVPVGVDEQWGGDKQGYTPWFRGTVEKLGGPLPEILNRGDAGEIDFEQILSLEPDLIIGLYSGITDVEYKRLSEIAPTVPYLKKPWDGGTWQEMTRTIGKAMGENTKAESLVTDVQGQLAAVAEDHPEFKDKTFAYGVAFPPGTTEVGLYVDYDARVRLLTEMGFKNTPSMSAIASTVKGTNWYGGVSLEKLDTIEADIFVAWASGPDEVEHTLKDPLFSRWKPIAGKHYAFVQDPTMGMATSGPSVLSIPWAIERYVPMLADAVSGKGNTGADF
- a CDS encoding helix-turn-helix domain-containing protein, whose translation is MQVTVSHDHGAPPGWDTPRWTEPSAGGALVAPPYLLTTAIFDGSDPLGPSATGVHTHTDALLVWPHLGSMTLHTRNAVRHLVPGQGIWLPPGTPHASRPEAGSVSCFTYVAPEGIPPGWSSPRSLKVGRALQEMLLHLDATPMPDDLRLRTQRVIIDMLEENPRSVIEVPVPEDWRIRALAHDVMRDPESDLSLEQWAARHALSVRTVTRAFGRDVGMSFTRWRSLVRMSMATTMLARGHQVNLVAHRCGYATTSAFSAAFRRVTGVSPTEYLREQTAPTPVDR